A single genomic interval of Brevibacillus brevis harbors:
- a CDS encoding sigma-54-dependent transcriptional regulator: MTSRVLIVDDEANVRKALSTTLRKMGYELLEAGSGVEALEQVERFCPQVMLLDLRMPHLDGMDTLRRLNERKGRLPRVVMMTAYGSASDVMEAMKLGAFDYVQKPFDLGQVKQVVAHALTQGELLEQGEVGQGIQEEQANPGGTSLIGLSPAMQNVYKLVGKVAMSKATVLLEGESGTGKELIARAIHANSLRADKPLIPVNCGAIPENLLESELFGYERGAFTGAVHRKQGLLELANGGTLFLDEVGELSLSLQVKLLRFLQDRVFIRVGGIEAVSVDVRVIAATNRDLQERIRQELFREDLYYRLNVVPIRMPPLRERKEDIPLLIRHFLAKYGKEAGKHDLCLSADATEALIAYHWPGNVRQLENTIERAVVLTRGAVIGQEHVLSPIQENTVSERTKGLGKISYEGRTMREIIAQVEQEAIAHTLRKERGNKLQTAKRLGISRRALLYKLQMYGLDSAMNERD; the protein is encoded by the coding sequence ATGACGAGCAGGGTGCTGATCGTAGACGACGAGGCCAATGTGAGAAAGGCATTGTCGACTACGCTACGCAAAATGGGATACGAGCTCCTGGAGGCTGGCAGTGGAGTAGAAGCTTTGGAGCAGGTCGAACGCTTTTGCCCGCAAGTCATGCTTCTGGATCTGCGTATGCCCCATTTAGATGGTATGGATACGTTGCGCCGCCTGAACGAGAGAAAGGGAAGACTCCCGAGAGTCGTGATGATGACTGCCTATGGTTCGGCCAGTGATGTCATGGAGGCCATGAAGCTGGGAGCGTTTGATTATGTGCAAAAGCCCTTCGACTTGGGTCAGGTCAAACAAGTCGTTGCTCATGCACTTACACAGGGAGAGCTGCTTGAGCAAGGCGAAGTCGGGCAAGGCATACAGGAAGAGCAAGCAAATCCAGGCGGAACCAGCTTGATTGGCCTGAGTCCGGCTATGCAAAACGTGTACAAGCTGGTGGGAAAAGTAGCGATGTCTAAAGCCACTGTTTTGCTTGAAGGGGAGAGTGGCACAGGCAAAGAGCTCATTGCAAGAGCGATCCATGCCAATAGCCTGCGGGCGGATAAACCGCTCATTCCTGTCAATTGCGGTGCGATTCCTGAAAATTTGCTGGAGAGCGAGTTATTTGGATATGAACGAGGTGCATTTACAGGTGCCGTTCATCGCAAGCAAGGATTGTTGGAGCTTGCGAATGGAGGTACGTTGTTCCTTGACGAAGTAGGAGAGCTGAGCCTTTCTTTGCAGGTAAAACTGCTGCGGTTTTTGCAGGATCGCGTATTTATTCGGGTAGGGGGCATTGAGGCGGTATCGGTTGACGTTCGCGTGATTGCTGCCACCAACCGTGACTTGCAGGAGAGAATTCGCCAGGAGCTTTTCCGCGAAGATTTATACTACCGGCTCAATGTCGTTCCGATTCGCATGCCGCCACTTCGAGAGCGAAAAGAGGACATTCCACTGCTTATCCGTCACTTTCTCGCCAAATATGGAAAAGAGGCAGGGAAGCATGACCTCTGCTTGTCCGCTGATGCCACAGAAGCTCTGATCGCCTATCACTGGCCAGGTAATGTGCGTCAGCTTGAAAATACGATCGAACGAGCTGTTGTTTTGACCAGAGGAGCAGTTATCGGCCAAGAGCATGTCTTATCCCCCATTCAGGAAAACACGGTAAGTGAACGGACCAAAGGCCTTGGCAAAATCAGCTATGAAGGACGAACTATGCGGGAAATCATTGCCCAAGTCGAGCAGGAAGCCATTGCCCATACCCTGCGAAAAGAACGCGGCAACAAGCTACAGACAGCGAAAAGACTGGGCATATCACGGCGGGCACTGCTCTACAAGCTGCAAATGTACGGATTGGATTCGGCAATGAATGAAAGAGACTAA
- a CDS encoding short-chain fatty acid transporter, with translation MFQALTNASVRMVQRYLPDAFLFAVILTFLVFVAGIFINGKTPMEMVNYWGGGFWSLLSFTMQMVLILITGHTLASTNICKRGLNALGSLAKTPGQAIVLVTLVSCVANWINWGFGLVISALLARVLANQVEKVDYRLLVASAYGGFVVWHGGLAGSVPLTIATEKHSLENIIGVIPTTETMFSPMNLTIVAAIMIVLPIVNRFMMPAEKDTIVFAGEGIAQQEMAAATDYAVDNTPASKMENSRLISILVSALGIIYLVFYFADKGFKLNLDVVIMGFLFLGILLHGTPRKFLDAMNEAVKTTTGIVVQFPFYAGIIGMMTASGLAASISQWFISISTPTTFPLFTFWSAGLLNIFIPSGGGQWAVQGPIMLPVATELGVSHAKVAMAIAWGDAWTNLIQPFWALPVLALAGLGARDIMGYCLMMLIVTGAIISLGFLLF, from the coding sequence GTGTTTCAAGCCTTAACGAACGCTTCAGTCCGCATGGTGCAACGCTATTTGCCAGACGCCTTTTTATTTGCAGTCATTTTAACCTTCCTCGTATTTGTTGCCGGGATCTTCATCAATGGCAAAACGCCGATGGAAATGGTCAACTATTGGGGAGGCGGCTTCTGGAGCTTGCTCAGCTTTACGATGCAAATGGTCTTGATCCTGATTACGGGTCATACGCTAGCCAGTACGAATATTTGTAAACGTGGCTTGAATGCCTTGGGATCACTGGCAAAAACACCAGGTCAAGCGATTGTACTCGTCACATTAGTTTCCTGTGTGGCGAACTGGATCAATTGGGGCTTTGGGCTTGTGATCAGTGCGCTATTGGCACGCGTTCTTGCCAATCAAGTGGAAAAGGTAGACTACCGATTGCTTGTCGCCAGTGCGTATGGCGGATTTGTCGTCTGGCACGGAGGGCTTGCTGGCTCTGTACCTTTGACAATCGCTACGGAAAAGCACAGCTTAGAAAATATCATCGGTGTCATTCCTACCACGGAAACGATGTTTTCGCCGATGAATCTGACCATTGTGGCTGCAATCATGATTGTCCTCCCGATTGTGAACAGATTTATGATGCCTGCCGAAAAAGATACGATTGTATTTGCGGGCGAAGGGATCGCGCAACAAGAAATGGCTGCTGCTACTGATTATGCAGTCGACAATACTCCTGCTTCCAAAATGGAAAACAGCCGTTTAATCTCGATTCTTGTTTCAGCACTCGGAATTATCTATTTGGTTTTCTATTTTGCTGATAAAGGCTTTAAGTTGAATTTAGATGTTGTAATCATGGGCTTCTTGTTTCTGGGTATACTCCTTCATGGGACACCGCGCAAGTTTTTGGATGCCATGAATGAAGCAGTGAAAACCACGACAGGGATCGTCGTCCAGTTCCCGTTTTATGCAGGTATCATCGGGATGATGACGGCTTCAGGACTGGCGGCGAGTATCTCTCAATGGTTTATCAGCATTTCGACGCCTACTACCTTCCCGCTGTTCACGTTTTGGAGTGCAGGCTTATTGAACATTTTCATTCCTTCTGGTGGAGGGCAATGGGCAGTACAGGGGCCAATTATGCTGCCTGTCGCCACTGAGCTGGGCGTTTCCCATGCAAAAGTAGCGATGGCCATTGCTTGGGGGGATGCGTGGACGAACTTGATTCAGCCATTCTGGGCATTACCTGTGCTGGCTCTTGCTGGATTGGGTGCGAGGGATATTATGGGCTACTGCTTGATGATGTTAATCGTGACAGGCGCCATTATCAGCTTGGGCTTCTTGCTTTTTTAG
- a CDS encoding DMT family transporter, with translation MGKYWLMVVVAAVFEVMWVAGLKHADSFWSWALTIIAIIISFGVLIYSGKKLPTSTVYAIFVGLGTAGTVISEMVLFGEPFSWTKVGLIALLLGGILGLKLVTPDHEEKPKREGEVA, from the coding sequence ATGGGGAAGTATTGGTTGATGGTTGTCGTAGCAGCAGTATTTGAAGTCATGTGGGTAGCGGGCTTGAAGCACGCCGACAGCTTTTGGTCATGGGCGTTGACCATTATAGCGATTATTATCAGCTTTGGTGTTTTGATCTATTCAGGGAAAAAGCTGCCGACGAGTACGGTTTATGCGATCTTCGTCGGTTTGGGTACGGCTGGTACCGTTATTAGCGAAATGGTCCTGTTTGGAGAACCGTTCAGTTGGACGAAAGTGGGCTTGATCGCGCTTCTTCTGGGGGGAATCCTTGGGTTGAAGCTGGTCACACCAGATCATGAAGAGAAGCCGAAGAGGGAGGGTGAAGTGGCATGA
- a CDS encoding DMT family transporter: MTWLSLIFAGLFEVVGVMGITQVNQKPSFRSFAVLIGGFSLSFFLLSFAMREIPMGTAYAVWTGIGTVGSAIVGMMFYGEAKDKLRILCIAVVIIAVAGLKLVA; this comes from the coding sequence ATGACATGGTTATCCTTAATTTTTGCAGGGTTGTTTGAGGTTGTAGGCGTAATGGGGATCACACAGGTCAACCAAAAACCCTCGTTCCGTTCCTTTGCGGTACTGATCGGCGGTTTTTCCCTCAGCTTCTTCCTCCTGTCCTTCGCCATGAGAGAAATCCCGATGGGAACAGCCTATGCGGTTTGGACAGGGATTGGTACGGTAGGTAGCGCCATTGTCGGGATGATGTTTTATGGGGAAGCGAAAGACAAGCTGCGAATCTTGTGCATCGCCGTGGTGATTATAGCAGTAGCAGGATTGAAATTAGTAGCATAA
- a CDS encoding cation diffusion facilitator family transporter, producing MSSFWATLKKGNTSSATAALGNTGLAIAKGFAAVYSGSGAMFASAMHSVADAVNQFFVFFGSVLAEKKPTPRFPTGFGRVINIFCMVAVIVVTIMAYETIMKGFHLIQEPAESSHFWLNFIILALAVIVDGYVLVKVMFEIVHEARVEAKGFAVIPAAFRNVGRAAPPTRLVFYEDIVATLGALLALIAVIVTTFTSFALLDGIATILIGILMVGVAFKVGYDNMVGLIGIAAPKEIEDRVAKVIFADPDVTDINRLRIVQEGRFYHVESYVELRTGLSLAVADDIKYRIRDSLLTDPDISDVTMGILEDNGVDDWKELTGQGTT from the coding sequence ATGAGCTCTTTCTGGGCAACGCTAAAAAAGGGAAATACGTCCTCGGCGACAGCGGCTTTGGGAAACACTGGGCTTGCTATCGCAAAAGGCTTTGCGGCTGTCTATAGTGGGAGTGGAGCCATGTTTGCATCGGCAATGCATTCGGTAGCCGATGCAGTCAACCAGTTCTTCGTTTTCTTTGGCAGCGTACTCGCAGAGAAAAAACCGACACCGAGGTTCCCAACAGGCTTTGGTCGTGTCATTAACATTTTCTGTATGGTCGCTGTGATCGTCGTAACCATCATGGCCTATGAAACCATTATGAAAGGCTTCCACCTTATTCAGGAACCCGCAGAATCCAGCCATTTTTGGTTGAATTTCATCATTTTGGCTCTGGCGGTTATTGTGGATGGGTACGTGCTGGTAAAAGTCATGTTCGAAATCGTTCATGAAGCTCGGGTGGAAGCGAAGGGCTTTGCTGTCATCCCTGCCGCTTTTCGGAATGTAGGACGTGCGGCTCCACCGACACGGCTTGTCTTTTACGAAGACATCGTGGCAACGCTCGGTGCGTTATTGGCGCTGATTGCTGTTATCGTCACTACGTTTACTTCCTTTGCCTTGCTGGACGGGATTGCCACCATCCTGATCGGAATTCTCATGGTAGGTGTGGCATTCAAGGTAGGGTACGACAACATGGTGGGTTTGATTGGTATTGCAGCTCCCAAAGAAATCGAGGATCGGGTAGCCAAAGTCATTTTTGCTGACCCGGATGTGACGGACATCAACCGGTTGCGGATTGTACAGGAAGGGCGTTTTTACCATGTGGAGAGCTATGTAGAATTGCGGACAGGACTAAGTCTTGCTGTGGCAGACGATATTAAATACCGTATTCGCGACAGCTTGCTTACCGACCCGGATATTAGCGATGTGACGATGGGAATTTTGGAGGACAACGGCGTGGACGACTGGAAGGAGCTCACGGGCCAGGGAACCACGTAG